The DNA region AGTAGTTACATTTGTGGCAACTGgcaagtttaattgaatttaacatGTTATGAACTTGGTGCATCAGATCAACCACAGCCCTGATATAATGCAAGATAATGCTTGGGATGTCAGGGGCGCTGGTCTGTTTTCTAGAGAACTCCTATTCTCCCTGAGGAGTCCCATCTCAGTGAAGGCTGGCGACCAGGTGATTTATCCTCTCCGATTGAACAATGATGTCTCATGTGTATGCTTAACTTTGACCCTGTTCAGCATCAAGTGCTGATAAGAATTCTTTAGCTCAGTTAGGAGGCGAATTAATAATGTGTAAATGCTCGAGTCATTAAACTCCACGATGCTCTTTCTTGTTTAtgaccaaattttttattaaacagATTAAGATCCAATATGGTTTAAACAAGAGCAATGCCGAACTAGCCTTGGATTACGGGTTCATCGAATCTCGATCAGAACGCAATGCGTACACCCTAACACTGGAGATACCCGAGTCCGACCCCTTTTTCGGAGATAAACTAGACATAGCCGAGTCAAATGGCATGGGGAAAACTGCATACTTTGATATTGTTTTGGATCAGCCTCTTCCAGCAGTCATGCTCCCATATCTTAGACTTCTGGCACTTGGTGGAACCGATGCGTTTCTGTTGGAATCTATATTCAGGAACTCTATCTGGGGCCATCTTGAGCTTCCTGTTAGCCCTACAAATGAGGAGTTCATATGCCAAGTGATACGTGATGCTTGTAAATCTGCTCTTTCTGGTTACACTACCACCATTGAAGAGGTAAACGGATGCTTATTCCTGTTAAGAATCCTCTGTCTAATATTCCCTTAAGCTGGTACATCAATAATTGTGCTTTGTGTAGGACGAGAAATTGATGTTACAAGGTGATTTGAATCCACGGCATGAGATTGCTATAGGGATAAGATTGGAAGAAAAGAAGGTTTTGCAACAAATTGATGCGGTATTCAAAGATAGAGAGATGGAATTAGCTGGATTTGAATACTATCAAGAGAGGAGGCTCAAGGACCTAGGTCTGGCCGGAGCGCAGGGCGAAAAGCTTCCTTGGATAGGAGAGGTCTAATTCTTTTTGTGCTTTGTTCCGAATGCAGCTGAGGATCAAGTATCATGCATTCAATCCTTGAATCGTAGATGAAGAGATGGAATCTGATAACATCACTCGGTAGTACCTATGGAATAACATAAAATTGAAATGATTTCTTATACCTATTGTACATTAGGGTTCTTTTAATAATTGAGTTAATAGTTAAGAAAAATTGATACATGTATGTGGTAAAAATTGTTAAAGCTTCGATCTTTCAAATTTGCCCCACTTTTCTGATAATTTTACGATCATTGCTGAATATTTTGgttataattattgtaattGAATAGTTTTTTGAATGTTACACCTTGTGTAGTACATTTTAAAGTACAGAGCAAGTACATCCCTAGCATTAAGCCTGCAAATTGGCAGCATATTCAGTTAAAACCCTAAGCCTACTCGAATTTGCTGTATTCATTGTTACTACAACAACTGCTCGTCAGGCGATTATGGCAAAAATGGCCCTTCTCAGTCATGAACAATTATCATATATCTGACCATAACTTCAACAGAGAAAATTATTCCCAGAATAAACTTAGATTTCAAATGGTCTTGTATGGCGTTTGATTGATTTGAAAAATGAATTACACTTTACAAAACAAAGAGAAAAGGGAGGGGGCAAAAAGATGTATAAATCTACTGCACGGCTAAAGCTAAGTTGGGGGTAAAGAAAGATGTTGAAATGAGAGATCAAACTGCTTTTGCAGAATGAAACTAATTTATGCCTAGTCTAACTTCACGGACAATCTATGCCCAACAATACTATCAAGTATCAAGCTAATGTATCATGGTGAGACAATCTCCAATATTTCATGGAGACTAAATCCACCTGCGGCAGCAAGCATGACAACTACTTGCACAAAAGAGAATTCATGTTTCTCTGCTCGTACTTCACTTGTCAACTTACGAGACATCTTCACATCAGTGGGCCATTCATTCAAAGCTTTTCAAAATTAGCAG from Amaranthus tricolor cultivar Red isolate AtriRed21 chromosome 3, ASM2621246v1, whole genome shotgun sequence includes:
- the LOC130809122 gene encoding fructose-bisphosphate aldolase-lysine N-methyltransferase, chloroplastic, which gives rise to MATTFTLNPSSNFPFLTNFKPSPLTLKKPLSIRCFRPPERDPPPQVQNFWDWLSNNGVISAKCPLKPAIVPEGLGLIAKKDISRNEVVLQVPKKFWINPDTVAASQIGSICNGLKPWVSVALFLIREKKLGDASSWKPYIDILPDFTNSTVFWSEEELSELQGSQLLNTTLGVKELVANEFANLKEEIIVPNKRLFPFDVMLNDFFWAFGILRSRAFTRLEGQSLVLIPLADLINHSPDIMQDNAWDVRGAGLFSRELLFSLRSPISVKAGDQIKIQYGLNKSNAELALDYGFIESRSERNAYTLTLEIPESDPFFGDKLDIAESNGMGKTAYFDIVLDQPLPAVMLPYLRLLALGGTDAFLLESIFRNSIWGHLELPVSPTNEEFICQVIRDACKSALSGYTTTIEEDEKLMLQGDLNPRHEIAIGIRLEEKKVLQQIDAVFKDREMELAGFEYYQERRLKDLGLAGAQGEKLPWIGEV